The proteins below come from a single Yamadazyma tenuis chromosome 5, complete sequence genomic window:
- the RTG3 gene encoding bHLH/Zip transcription factor (EggNog:ENOG503P7BB; COG:K), protein MEQYLKDSPSDYSNTNTNETNNNYIDNFDSNFNLGSQSGDDNFNTPTTNGNGIGAANDFSLNIEQPYGGEYEEPPQNQYPSIPGAEFLSPGSNLGPSSFTNEPFMDDLDAFQGQGGFGNSQPPKQTVNLDELISPNNNAGTDSMGQGAFLDPQYFSPMGSLSNNNNILSPQTQYDNTSINNNFDLNSGSYLSPQQDSFMSPSGTNFQNSYDTLKSPNFGSYLNSPPHQYNMTSSSIPNTISHFLSPPANKSMLGTSAPTMPNLNEAAGGPDSNSSTNSKGGVPSKQLSKEEKLRRRREFHNAVERRRRDLIKERIKELGVLVPPSLLNPQLVAVQTLKNSKLNSGEINDLLSSVKVKESKANKSTILIKSVDYIIHLKYVLEQQEKTRENLEAKLASLQPGDISSQQQNLQPSKPHFMDDFQNHSQSQYIKEEDNFDPDEFFSEIITGNDNGTGGFR, encoded by the coding sequence ATGGAACAATATCTAAAAGATAGTCCCTCGGACTACTCCAataccaacaccaacgaAACCAACAATAATTACATCGACAATTTtgactccaacttcaacttgggcTCCCAATCTGGCGAcgacaacttcaatacccccaccaccaatggtAACGGCATCGGTGCTGCCAATGATTTCAGTTTAAATATTGAACAGCCATACGGAGGCGAGTATGAAGAACCTCCTCAAAACCAATATCCCTCGATTCCTGGCGCCGAGTTCTTGAGTCCAGGCAGTAACTTGGGTCCATCATCATTCACCAACGAGCCGTTTATGGACGATTTGGACGCCTTCCAAGGTCAAGGGGGGTTTGGTAATTCTCAACCCCCCAAACAAACAGTCAATTTGGATGAGCTCATATCCCCAAACAACAACGCTGGAACTGACTCAATGGGACAAGGGGCGTTTTTGGACCCCCAGTACTTTTCACCTATGGGGTCTTTGTCCAATAATAACAATATCCTCAGCCCTCAAACTCAATACGATAACACCTCGATCAACAATAACTTCGACTTGAACTCTGGCTCATACTTGTCTCCCCAGCAGGACTCATTTATGTCTCCTAGTGGGACCAATTTTCAGAACAGTTACGACACTTTAAAGTCTCCAAATTTTGGTAGCTATTTGAACTCACCTCCGCATCAGTACAATATGACCAGCTCCAGTATACCCAACACTATCAGCCACTTTTTGTCACCGCCAGCCAATAAGTCCATGTTGGGGACCCTGGCACCCACAATGCCCAACTTAAACGAAGCCGCGGGCGGCCCTgacagcaacagcagcacTAATAGCAAAGGTGGTGTACCTTCGAAGCAGCTCagcaaagaagaaaagctcaggagaagaagagagtTCCACAACGCTgtggaaagaagaagacgggacttgatcaaagagaGAATAAAGGAACTCGGGGTGTTGGTGCCGCCTTCATTACTCAACCCCCAGCTAGTGGCCGTACAAACCCTCAAGAACTCCAAGCTCAACTCGGGCGAAATCAATGACCTTCTCAGCTCCGTCAAGGTCAAGGAGTCTAAGGCCAATAAGAGTAccatcttgatcaagtctGTGGATTACATTATTCACTTGAAGTATGTGCTTGAACAACAGGAAAAGACCCGGGAAAACTTGGAAGCCAAACTCGCCAGCTTACAGCCGGGTGATATTTCCAGTCAACAGcagaatttgcagccactgAAGCCTCATTTCATGGACGATTTCCAGAACCATTCGCAGTCGCAGTACATTAAGGAAGAAGATAACTTTGACCCCGATGAGTTTTTTCTGGAAATCATCACTGGCAATGACAATGGCACTGGCGGGTTTCGCTAA
- the SFT2 gene encoding protein transport protein sft2 (COG:U; EggNog:ENOG503NXSF) yields the protein MAEPESAFRQQLNSWNSRGGSGSTTATSRTAVPQFSEWTDYIKNGANDLYSSLPSYRNENQVQEPSWFKLSNVEKIIGFVMCLAGSFLCFAISFFMFPVLALKPRKFGVLWSLGSVLFVLSFGILQGPKKYTLHLLSPGRIVFTSVFFGSVLATLYSSVILKSTILAIITAIIELFAILYYSISYFPFGASTLTFFTSYLVGWVGGFAGGIL from the coding sequence ATGGCTGAACCTGAAAGTGCATTCAGACAACAGCTCAACAGTTGGAACAGTCGTGGTGGCTCGGGTTCCACAACTGCTACGTCACGTACTGCAGTACCCCAGTTTTCGGAATGGACCGATTACATCAAAAATGGTGCTAATGACTTGTACTCTTCATTGCCATCCTATCGCAATGAGAATCAAGTTCAGGAGCCTTCATGGTTCAAACTATCCAACGTGGAAAAAATCATCGGTTTCGTCATGTGCCTTGCTGGTTCATTCCTTTGTTTTGCCATAAGCTTCTTTATGTTTCCAGTTTTGGCGTTGAAGCCCAGAAAATTCGGAGTATTATGGTCACTAGGATCggttttgtttgtgttaTCATTTGGAATCCTTCAGGGGCCTAAAAAGTACACGTTACACTTGTTGTCACCGGGGCGTATCGTGTTCACCAGCGTGTTTTTTGGCTCTGTGTTAGCCACCTTGTATTCATCGGTGATCTTGAAGAGTACAATATTGGCGATTATCACTGCTATTATTGAACTATTTGCTATTTTGTACTACAGCATCAGCTACTTCCCTTTTGGTGCACTGACGTTAACATTTTTCACAAGTTATCTCGTGGGCTGGGTAGGTGGATTTGCTGGAGGAATCTTATGA
- the HNT1 gene encoding Adenosine 5'-monophosphoramidase (BUSCO:EOG092658WY; COG:T; EggNog:ENOG503P2XN), whose translation MSSASCIFCKIIKGEIPSLRLIETKYTYSFLDIQPTADYHCLVIPKFHGAKLHNVPDEYLADILPVVKKLTTVLGLDTNNTPDGEGYNILQNNGRIAHQVVDHVHFHLIPKTSDSTGLGVGWPAQETDFDKLNKLHAELKEKLAKYDKL comes from the coding sequence ATGTCTAGTGCTTCGTGTATTTTCTGTAAGATTATCAAGGGAGAAATCCCTTCATTGAGATTGATCGAAACAAAGTATACATATTCCTTTTTGGATATCCAGCCTACTGCTGATTATCATTGTTTGGTAATTCCCAAGTTTCATGGGGCCAAATTACACAATGTGCCAGACGAATACTTGGCTGACATTTTACCGGTGGTCAAGAAGTTAACCACAGTGTTGGGCTTGGATACCAATAACACTCCCGATGGTGAAGGATACAACATTTTGCAAAATAACGGGAGAATTGCTCATCAGGTGGTGGATCACGTCCACTTCCACTTGATTCCCAAGACCTCTGATTCGACAGGTTTGGGAGTCGGATGGCCTGCTCAGGAAACAGACTTtgacaaattgaacaagttgcATGCcgaattgaaggagaaaTTGGCAAAGTACGACAAGTTGTGA
- the CDC48 gene encoding AAA ATPase cdc48 (EggNog:ENOG503NWIH; COG:O), which produces MAADEHKPLLDASGSQSKEDATATAILRRKKKDNALIVDDAVNDDNSVITMSSNTMELLQLFRGDTVLVKGKKRKDTVLIVLADDDMDDGVARVNRCVRNNLRVRLGDIITVHPCPDIKYANRISVLPIADTVEGLTGSLFDVYLKPYFVEAYRPVRKGDLFTVRGGMRQVEFKVVEVDPEDFAIVAQDTVIHCEGEPINREDEENSLNEVGYDDIGGCKKQMAQIRELVELPLRHPQLFKSIGIKPPKGILMYGPPGTGKTIMARAVANETGAFFFLINGPEIMSKMAGESESNLRKAFEEAEKNSPSIIFIDEIDSIAPKRDKTNGEVERRVVSQLLTLMDGMKARSNVVVIAATNRPNSIDPALRRFGRFDREVDIGVPDAAGRLEILKIHTKNMKLADDVDLEAIASETHGFVGADVASLCSEAAMQQIREKMDLIDLDEDTIDAEVLDSLGVTMENFRFALGNSNPSALRETVVENVNVTWDDIGGLDDIKNELKETVEYPVLHPDQYQKFGLAPSKGVLFFGPPGTGKTLLAKAVATEVSANFISVKGPELLSMWYGESESNIRDIFDKARAAAPTVVFLDELDSIAKSRGGSNGDAGGASDRVVNQLLTEMDGMNAKKNVFVIGATNRPDQIDPALLRPGRLDQLIYVPLPDEPARLSILEAQLRNTPLEPGLNLNEIARITNGFSGADLSYIVQRSAKFAIKDSIEAQIKSKKLKDEKKAEAGEEGTEDVNMKEEEPEEPEEDPVPFITKAHFEEAMKTAKRSVSDAELRRYESYASQILASRGQYTNFRFSDENGESEVGATGATGEASTGAAFGANDDDDDLYN; this is translated from the coding sequence ATGGCTGCTGACGAACACAAACCGTTATTGGACGCCTCCGGATCTCAATCCAAAGAGGATGCCACCGCCACCGCCATTTTACGTAGAAAAAAGAAGGACAATGCTTTGATTGTGGATGACGCCGTCAACGATGATAACTCTGTTATCACCATGTCCTCCAACACCATGGAATTGTTACAATTGTTCAGAGGTGACACTGTTCTTGTCAAGGGTAAGAAGAGAAAGGACACCGTCTTAATTGTTTTAGCCGACGATGATATGGATGATGGTGTTGCCAGAGTCAACAGATGTGTTCGTAACAACTTGAGAGTCAGATTGGGTGACATTATCACCGTTCATCCATGTCCTGATATCAAATATGCCAACCGGATCTCCGTGTTGCCAATTGCTGACACCGTTGAAGGTCTTACTGGTTCTTTGTTTGATGTGTACTTGAAGCCATACTTTGTTGAGGCTTACAGACCCGTCAGAAAGGGTGATTTGTTCACCGTCAGAGGTGGTATGAGACAAGTGGAGttcaaggtggtggaagtaGACCCCGAAGACTTTGCCATCGTGGCTCAAGATACCGTCATTCATTGTGAAGGTGAGCCAATCAAcagagaagatgaagaaaataGTTTGAATGAAGTGGGATACGATGATATCGGTGGATGCAAGAAGCAAATGGCTCAAATCAGAGAGTTGGTTGAATTACCATTGAGACATCCTCAATTATTCAAGTCCATTGGTATTAAGCCACCAAAGGGGATTTTGATGTATGGACCCCCCGGTACGGGTAAAACCATCATGGCCAGAGCTGTGGCCAATGAAACCGGTgcctttttctttttgatcaatggtCCCGAAATCATGTCCAAGATGGCGGGTGAATCCGAATCGAATTTGAGAAAggcttttgaagaagcagaaaagAATTCGCCTTCGATTATTTTCATTGACGAAATCGATTCGATTGCTCCAAAGAGAGACAAAACTAACGGggaagttgaaagaagagtGGTGTCTCAATTGTTAACATTGATGGATGGTATGAAGGCCAGATCCAACGTTGTGGTGATTGCTGCTACCAACAGACCAAACTCTATTGATCCAGCTTTGAGAAGATTTGGTAGATTTGATAGAGAAGTTGATATTGGAGTTCCTGATGCCGCCGGTAGATTagaaatcttgaagatccaTACCAAGAACATGAAATTGGCagatgatgttgatttAGAGGCCATTGCTTCTGAAACCCATGGTTTTGTTGGTGCTGATGTTGCCTCCTTATGTTCTGAGGCTGCCATGCAACAAATTCGTGAAAAGATGGACTTGATcgacttggatgaagacACTATTGATGCTGAAGTTTTAGACTCTTTGGGAGTTACCATGGAAAACTTTAGATTTGCCTTGGGTAACTCCAATCCTTCGGCCTTGCGTGAAACCgttgttgaaaatgtcAATGTTACTTGGGATGACATTGGTGGTTTAGACGATATCAAgaacgagttgaaggaaacTGTGGAGTACCCAGTTTTGCATCCAGATCAATATCAAAAGTTCGGTTTGGCCCCATCCAAAGgtgttttgttttttggTCCTCCAGGTACTGGTAAGACcttgttggccaaggcGGTTGCTACTGAAGTATCTGCCAACTTTATTTCCGTTAAGGGTCCTGAATTATTGAGTATGTGGTATGGTGAATCTGAATCCAATATTCGTGACATTTTCGATAAGGCTAGAGCCGCTGCCCCTACGGTTGTGTTTTTAGATGAATTAGATTCCATCGCCAAATCTAGAGGGGGCTctaatggtgatgctggtggagCTTCCGACCGTGTGGTTAATCAATTGTTGACTGAAATGGATGGTATGAATGCTAAAAAGAATGTATTTGTCATTGGTGCCACCAACAGGCCCGATCAAATCGACCCAGCTTTATTGAGACCAGGTAGATTGGATCAATTGATCTATGTTCCATTGCCAGACGAACCAGCTAGATTGTCTATTTTGGAAGCACAATTGCGTAATACTCCATTAGAGCCaggtttgaacttgaatgaaatTGCCAGAATTACCAACGGATTCTCAGGTGCTGATTTGTCGTACATTGTTCAAAGATCAGCCAAATTTGCTATTAAAGATTCTATTGAGGCTCAAATCAAGTctaagaagttgaaggatgaAAAGAAAGCTGAAGctggtgaagaaggtaCTGAAGATGTTAACatgaaagaagaagaacctgaAGAGCCCGAAGAAGACCCTGTTCCTTTCATAACCAAGGCCCATTTCGAAGAAGCCATGAAGACCGCTAAGAGATCGGTTTCTGATGCCGAGTTGAGAAGATACGAATCTTACGCCCTGCAAATATTAGCTTCTAGAGGCCAATACACTAACTTCAGATTCTCtgatgaaaatggtgaatCTGAAGTCGGTGCTACTGGAGCCACTGGAGAAGCCAGCACCGGTGCTGCTTTTGGTgccaatgatgatgatgatgatttaTATAATTAG
- a CDS encoding uncharacterized protein (COG:S; EggNog:ENOG503P49R) — MSSPIEWNVIVFDKPNTDRTSVRKSHLEKIPGDVNSGVVTSVGAIYQDAEKTKFAGSCLNMFAKSREDILEFLKGDPYYKAGIWDLDSVIANPCGIAVRLPKIVPGVSVNDDLFKL, encoded by the coding sequence ATGTCTAGCCCAATTGAATGGAACGTCATTGTCTTCGACAAACCAAACACTGACAGAACCTCTGTCAGAAAATCTCACTTAGAAAAGATCCCTGGCGATGTCAACTCCGGAGTAGTTACCTCTGTTGGTGCTATCTACCAGGATGCTGAAAAGACCAAATTTGCTGGCAGTTGTTTAAATATGTTTGCCAAGTCTAGAGAAGATATCTTAGAGTTCTTAAAGGGAGACCCTTATTACAAAGCGGGTATTTGGGACCTCGACTCGGTTATTGCAAATCCTTGTGGAATCGCCGTTAGATTGCCTAAAATTGTTCCTGGGGTTAGTGTGaatgatgatttgtttAAGTTGTAG
- a CDS encoding uncharacterized protein (EggNog:ENOG503PVDC), with product MFSRSIRDASKRQVKLLRRYNHHDHGHHEPVKETEINLAKVFGIAVLGGVSLIFYKNYKAGNDPIVRTKLYNEVEERPNLRNENYLKRYQTSFIKGYIRDKGGVGQKQYNRMAEGALPVNLIPTHSTDGNQFGSGIKLGELGPRRENIQYFSPLK from the coding sequence ATGTTTTCTAGAAGTATAAGGGACGCTTCAAAGAGACAGGTGAAGCTCTTGCGGAGATATAACCATCACGACCATGGCCACCATGAGCCTGTCAAGGAAACCGAAAtcaatttggccaaggtGTTTGGCATTGCTGTGTTGGGAGGTGTTTCATTGATCTTTTATAAAAACTATAAAGCTGGTAATGACCCCATCGTTCGTACCAAGTTGTACAACGAGGTGGAAGAAAGACCCAACTTGAGAAACGAAAACTACTTGAAGAGATACCAGACGTCTTTCATCAAAGGATATATTAGAGATaaaggtggtgttggacAGAAACAATACAACAGAATGGCAGAGGGAGCTTTACCAGTGAATTTGATACCTACCCATTCAACAGACGGTAACCAGTTTGGTTCTGGTATCAAGTTGGGAGAGTTGGGTCCAAGAAGGGAGAATATCCAATATTTCAGTCCGTTGAAGTAA
- the PFY1 gene encoding profilin, required for normal timing of actin polymerization in response to thermal stress (COG:Z; EggNog:ENOG503P5G2): MSWQAYTDNLIATGKIDKAALYSRAGDSLWAQSSGFQLDQKEIFELARGFDDPSQLQATGLHVLGVKYFLLRADERSIYGRQDTQGVICVRTKQTILLAHYPPTTVAGDATAVVEKLADYLISVGY, from the coding sequence ATGTCCTGGCAAGCTTATACAGATAACTTAATTGCCACTGGCAAAATTGACAAGGCTGCGTTATATTCGAGAGCCGGTGATTCATTGTGGGCCCAAAGCTCTGGGTTCCAATTGGATCAGAAAGAAATCTTCGAACTCGCTAGAGGATTCGATGATCCTTCCCAATTACAAGCCACTGGTTTACACGTTTTGGGCGTCAAAtacttcttgttgagagCTGATGAAAGATCCATCTACGGTAGACAAGACACCCAGGGAGTTATTTGTGTTAGAACCAAACAAACCATTTTGCTTGCCCATTATCCTCCCACCACTGTGGCCGGAGACGCCACCGCAGTGGTGGAGAAGTTGGCAGACTACTTGATCAGTGTTGGCTATTAA
- the UBA2 gene encoding E1 ubiquitin-activating protein uba2 (EggNog:ENOG503NWF7; COG:O), translating to MSKDLYLKKILGEERFSLIRGSTVLMVGAGGIGCELLKDLMLTGYGEIHIVDLDTITLSNLNRQFLFRQKDIDKSKALTVVKSVSKFNYFDSKLVPHHGNIMDTSMFPMSWWSQFDYIYNALDNLEARRYVNRMALYLKIPLMESGTTGYEGQVQPIYPYRSECFECQAKVTPTTYPVCTIRSTPSKPVHSITWAKEFLFQQLYDDSTSSATDAEESRKQLEKETDDSAEIEHMLRETNELNDLKSHIAGGADVFLPELVEKIFVRDIERLLEIESLWKHGGRPVPLDWSQLKPQLDSLLLTSTDLVDETKVQTPLENLYVLWKSGEKLVKRVVSGEPVVFDKDDEDTLDFVVAASNLRSHIFGIEVKSKFDIKQIAGNIIPAIATTNAIISGLSVMESLEYYKAKDSQAAFSNSSTVFVSIKPNKYLMGAGLVEQNSSCASCFKVARGVMELPETSGDLKLGELLEGLRQTYDYEDDHYEISIISGDSRLIYDIDFEDNIPCGLDELGIGIGSTLLIQVDEGDLQGLELYISKGKEFKLPQIQLRELPKTISEPEKSEAEVEKDGEVVFDDGVIEIEEIEEIEEIEDIRETATKLSSQEPPTKKQRL from the exons ATGTCCAAAGATCTATATCTCAAGAAAATCCTTGGTGAGGAGCGGTTCCTGCTCATTCGGGGC TCAACTGTCTTGATGGTGGGCGCAGGAGGAATTGGCTGTGAACTCCTCAAAGACCTCATGCTCACCGGCTACGGCGAGATCCACATCGTGGACCTTGATACCATCACTCTCAGCAACCTTAACCGGCAGTTTTTGTTCCGCCAAAAAGATATTGATAAATCCAAAGCTCTCACGGTGGTGAAACTGGTGCTGAAGTTCAACTACTTCGACTCCAAACTAGTGCCTCACCATGGCAATATCATGGATACAAGCATGTTTCCCATGTCGTGGTGGAGTCAGTTTGATTACATTTACAATGCGTTGGACAACCTTGAGGCTCGTCGGTACGTCAACCGCATGGCGCTCTACTTGAAGATTCCTTTAATGGAGAGTGGTACCACTGGTTATGAAGGCCAGGTGCAGCCTATCTACCCGTATAGGAGCGAATGCTTCGAGTGTCAGGCAAAGGTTACACCCACAACGTACCCCGTTTGTACCATCAGGTCGACACCTTCGAAACCCGTCCACAGCATTACTTGGGCTAAAGAGTTTTTATTTCAGCAGTTGTACGACGACTCCACCCTGTCAGCGACCGATGCGGAGGAGCTGCGCAAGCAGCTTGAGAAGGAGACGGACGACTCGGCCGAGATAGAACACATGTTGCGGGAAACCAATGAGCTTAATGACTTGAAGAGCCATATTGCTGGTGGAGCAGATGTGTTTCTTCCTGAGTTGGTAGAAAAGATCTTTGTCCGTGACATCGAGCGTCTTTTAGAAATCGAGTCGTTGTGGAAACACGGCGGACGTCCTGTTCCACTTGACTGGAGCCAATTGAAACCACAGTTGGATTCGTTGCTTCTCACGTCCACAGATCTTGTAGACGAAACAAAAGTACAGACCCCACTTGAAAACTTGTACGTGTTATGGAAATCCGGTGAAAAGCTTGTAAAGCGTGTTGTTTCTGGCGAGCCGGTTGTTTTTGACaaggatgatgaagatactCTTGACTTTGTGGTAGCTGCCTCCAACTTGCGGTCGCACATCTTTGGAATCGAAGTGAAGAGTAAGTTTGATATCAAGCAGATTGCTGGGAACATCATCCCAGCCATTGCAACCACCAATGCCATAATCTCGGGGCTCTCGGTGATGGAGTCGCTCGAGTACTACAAGGCGAAGGATTCTCAAGCTGCATTCAGTAACTCATCAACGGTGTTTGTGAGTATCAAACCCAATAAATACCTCATGGGAGCTGGTCTTGTGGAACAAAATTCCAGCTGTGCCAGCTGTTTTAAGGTGGCTCGTGGGGTGATGGAGTTGCCAGAAACATCGGGTGATTTAAAGCTTGGGGAATTACTAGAAGGTCTCAGACAAACATATGACTACGAAGACGACCATTATGAGATTTCCATTATTCTGGGTGATTCACGGTTGATCTATGACATTGACTTTGAGGACAATATCCCTTGTGGtttggatgagttggggattggaattggatcCACCTTGTTAATTCAAGTAGATGAGGGTGATCTTCAGGGTCTTGAGCTTTATATTAGCAAGGGAAAAGAGTTCAAGCTACCACAAATACAGTTGAGAGAATTACCCAAGACTATTCTGGAGCCCGAGAAACTGGAAGCTGAAGTGGAGAAGGATGGAGAAGTGGTGTTTGACGATGGGGTTAtagagattgaagaaattgaagaaattgaagaaattgaagacatACGTGAAACTGCCACCAAATTGTCCTCGCAAGAACCCCCCACCAAGAAGCAACGTCTTTAG
- the DPM1 gene encoding dolichol-P-mannose synthesis (EggNog:ENOG503NUQC; COG:M; CAZy:GT2_Glycos_transf; BUSCO:EOG09264272), protein MPDKYSVILPTYNEKKNLPILVYLLSKSFEAANIDWEVIIVDDNSPDGTQLIAAKLVDLFGKNHIQLRPRPGKLGLGTAYVHGLQFVTGNFVIIMDADFSHHPEAIPEFIQKQKEDDFDIVTGTRYAGDGGVYGWDLKRKLVSRGANFLADFFLRPRISDLTGSFRLYKKDVLEKVIQETKSKGYVFQMEMIVRARTLGYNIAEVPISFVDRLYGDSKLGGSEIVGYLKGVWALFTDV, encoded by the coding sequence ATGCCAGACAAGTATTCGGTGATTCTCCCAACTTACaacgagaagaagaaccttcCTATCCTCGTGTACTTGCTTTCCAAGTCGTTTGAGGCTGCCAATATCGACTGGGAAGTTATTATTGTGGATGATAACTCACCTGATGGAACTCAACTCATAGCCGCTAAATTGGTGGATCTCTTTGGAAAGAACCATATTCAATTGAGACCTAGACCAGGAAAGTTGGGTTTGGGAACGGCTTATGTTCACGGCTTACAGTTTGTCACCGGTAACTTTGTGATCATCATGGATGCTGACTTCTCTCATCATCCTGAAGCTATTCCTGAGTTCatccagaaacaaaaggaGGACGATTTTGACATTGTCACTGGAACGCGTTACGCCGGTGACGGTGGTGTCTACGGATgggatttgaagagaaagttGGTTTCAAGAGGtgccaacttcttggctgatttcttcttgagaCCCAGGATTTCTGATTTGACCGGTTCTTTCAGATTGTACAAGAAAGACGTGTTAGAAAAAGTCATCCAGGAAACCAAATCAAAGGGATATGTGTTCCAAATGGAAATGATTGTCAGAGCCAGGACCTTAGGTTACAACATTGCTGAAGTGCCCATTAGCTTTGTCGACAGATTATACGGGGATAGTAAGTTGGGAGGCTCTGAAATCGTTGGCTACTTAAAGGGTGTGTGGGCTTTATTTACCGATGTTTAA
- the NRP1 gene encoding Asparagine-rich protein (ARP protein) (EggNog:ENOG503NWY0; COG:A), translating to MSDVYVALYIATTCDDSSTYISRDATEIIELAWSVIDAASLDITHSGRVLVCPTNTPITPYCTHVTRLTYEDVKCAVHFKDAVAQFDKALQTTVISEGKQFSFVSMDISKLRVQLPREARDKAVVLPPYLQHPRAFDLQNEYCKWQTSHPEALSYTASSLANIVTALEVDLDREDLPSPVSDLTPPPSASSATPPPAGTTDSHPPAISTIYAKILVQLAKKSLPVEAHPSVLSKPYDSSQDVKSFLNERSKILYIANLSYDTTQSELESWFTQYGARPIAFWTLKNLESGSQNGSNAGINAGKSKSKGISGFAVFGTHEEATETLSLNGRALNDRAVEIQPSSTHVLDKASELLTPFPPSKNQRIDKQNMGGIYYDSYHGQGHHRPNSAGGHHNPANSVPFRAGDWKCTNDQCQYHNFAKNLVCLKCGMNKPLNMHSKVGHMHNINSTAAAIAAATASGQPLNLNSQPQKQTQYKIGSTNLSRTSSNGTHSSIGQTMASQTMGQSLSNQSVQQPHILSQQYVAGTKFSSPAPATTASSPGMYQAYGYSQYQAMNGQDPALNFNSISNQFNSLNLNNN from the exons ATGAGCGACGTGTACGTGGCCCTCTATATCGCCACCACCTGCGACGACAGCAGCACGTACATCTCCCGGGATGCCACCGAGATCATCGAGTTGGCGTGGAGTGTTATCGACGCCGCCTCGCTCGATATCACCCACTCCGGCCGAGTCTTGGTGTGCCCCACCAACACCCCCATCACTCCCTACTGCACACACGTGACACGTTTGACCTACGAAGATGTTAAGTGCGCTGTGCACTTCAAGGACGCGGTGGCCCAGTTCGACAAAGCTCTTCAAACGACGGTGATCAGTGAAGGTAAACAGTTTTCGTTTGTGTCGATGGATATCAGTAAATTACGGGTCCAGCTCCCACGTGAAGCCCGCGATAAGGCGGTGGTGTTGCCTCCCTACCTCCAGCACCCACGGGCATTTGACTTACAAAATGAGTACTGTAAATGGCAGACGTCCCACCCTGAAGCATTGTCATATACCGCGAGCCTGTTGGCGAACATTGTCACGGCGCTCGAGGTGGATCTCGACCGCGAAGACCTTCCTAGTCCCGTGCTGGACTTGACGCCGCCACCGCTGGCGTCGTCTGCCACGCCGCCGCCCGCTGGTACCACTGATTCCCACCCCCCGGCCATCAGCACCATCTACGCCAAGATCCTTGTCCAGCTCGCTAAAAAATCCCTCCCTGTTGAAGCTCACCCTTCCGTGTTGTCAAAGCCGTACGACTCAAGCCAGGATGTCAAATCGTTTTTGAACGAACGGTCTAAAATCTTGTACATAGCCAATTTGCTGTATGACACCACCCAATCAGAGCTTGAGCTGTGGTTCACCCAGTACGGTGCTCGTCCCATAGCATTTTGGACCCTCAAAAACCTCGAGCTGGGGCTGCAGAACGGGTCCAATGCCGGCATCAATGCTGGTAAATCAAAGCTGAAGGGAATTTCTGGATTTGCAGTGTTTGGCACCCACGAAGAGGCTACCGAGACGCTCTCGCTAAACGGGCGCGCGTTGAACGATCGCGCCGTGGAAATCCAGCCGCTGTCGACCCACGTTTTGGACAAGGCCAGCGAGCTTTTGACACCATTTCCTCCCTCCAAAAACC AGCGCATCGATAAGCAGAACATGGGCGGAATTTACTACGACTCGTACCACGGACAGGGCCACCACCGCCCCAACAGCGCCGGCGGCCACCACAACCCCGCGAACTCAGTACCGTTTCGCGCTGGAGACTGGAAGTGCACCAACGATCAATGTCAGTACCACAACTTTGCAAAGAACTTGGTATGCTTAAAGTGTGGAATGAACAAGCCTTTAAATATGCATTCGAAGGTGGGCCACATGCACAACATCAACTCTACGGCAGCGGCTATCGCTGCTGCCACTGCCAGCGGCCAGCcgttgaatttgaattcGCAGCCCCAAAAACAAACACAGTATAAAATAGGATCGACGAACTTGAGTAGAACCAGTTCCAATGGAACACATCTGTCGATAGGCCAGACTATGGCATCTCAAACAATGGGCCAGCTGTTGTCGAATCAGCTGGTGCAACAGCCTCACATCCTTTCGCAGCAATATGTTGCTGGCACCAAGTTCTCGTCGCCCGCGCctgccaccaccgccaGCTCGCCCGGTATGTATCAGGCCTACGGCTATTCGCAGTACCAAGCGATGAACGGCCAGGATCCGGCcctcaacttcaactccatctccaaccaattcaactcgttgaacttAAACAACAACTAG